A genome region from Macaca nemestrina isolate mMacNem1 chromosome 20, mMacNem.hap1, whole genome shotgun sequence includes the following:
- the LOC105478593 gene encoding rho GTPase-activating protein 35 isoform X2, which yields MMMARKQDVRIPTYNISVVGLSGTEKEKGQCGIGKSCLCNRFVRPSADEFHLDHTSVLSTSDFGGRVVNNDHFLYWGEVSRSLEDCVECKMHIVEQTEFIDDQTFQPHRSTALQPYIKRAAATKLASAEKLMYFCTDQLGLEQDFEQKQMPDGKLLVDGFLLGIDVSRGMNRNFDDQLKFVSNLYNQLAKTKKPIVVVLTKCDEGVERYIRDAHTFALSKKNLQVVETSARSNVNVDLAFSTLVQLIDKSRGKTKIIPYFEALKQQSQQIATAKDKYEWLVSRIVKNHNENWLSVSRKMQASPEYQDYVYLEGTQKAKKLFLQHIHRLKHEHIERRRKLYLAALPLAFEALIPNLDEIDHLSCIKAKKLLETKSEFLKWFVVLEETPWDATNHIDNMENERIPFDLMDTVPAEQLYEAHLEKLRNERKRVEMRRAFKENLETSPFITPGKPWEEARSFIMNEDFYQWLEESVYMDIYGKHQKQIIDKAKEEFQELLLEYSELFYELELDAKPSKEKMGVIQDVLGEEQRFKALQKLQAERDALILKHIHFVYHPTKETCPSCPACVDAKIEHLISSRFIRPSDRNQKNSLSDPNIDRINLVILGKDGLARELANEIRALCTNDDKYVIDGKMYELSLRPIEGNVRLPVNSFQTPTFQPHGCLCLYNSKESLSYVVESIEKSRESTLGRRDNHLVHLPLTLILVNKRGDTSGETLHSLIQQGQQIASKLQCVFLDPASAGIGYGRNINEKQISQVLKGLLDSKRNLNLVSSTASIKDLADVDLRIVMCLMCGDPFSADDILFPVLQSQTCKSSHCGSNNSVLLELPIGLHKKRIELSILSYHSSFSIRKSRLVHGYIVFYSAKRKASLAMLRAFLCEVQDIIPIQLVALTDGAVDVLDNDLSREQLTEGEEIAQEIDGRFTSIPCSQPQHKLEIFHPFFKDVVEKKNIIEATHMYDNAAEACSTTEEVFNSPRAGSPLCNSNLQDSEEDIEPSYSLFREDTSLPSLSKDHSKLSMELEGNDGLSFIMSNFESKLNNKVPPPVKPKPPVHFEITKGDLSYLDQGHRDGQRKSVSSSPWLPQDGFDPSDYAEPMDAVVKPRNEEENIYSVPHDSTQGKIITIRNINKAQSNGSGNGSDSEMDTSSLERGRKVSIVSKPVLYRTRCTRLGRFASYRTSFSVGSDDELGPIRKKEEDQASQGYKGDNAVIPYETDEDPRRRNILRSLRRNTKKPKPKPRPSITKATWESNYFGVPLTTVVTPEKPIPIFIERCIEYIEATGLSTEGIYRVSGNKSEMESLQRQFDQGDKDGGGSHSGC from the coding sequence ATGATGATGGCAAGAAAGCAAGATGTCCGAATTCCCACCTACAACATCAGTGTGGTGGGATTATCTGGGACCGAGAAGGAAAAGGGCCAGTGTGGGATTGGAAAGTCTTGTTTGTGCAACCGCTTCGTGCGCCCGAGTGCTGACGAGTTTCACTTGGACCATACCTCCGTCCTCAGTACCAGTGACTTTGGAGGGCGAGTGGTCAATAATGACCACTTTCTCTACTGGGGAGAAGTTAGCCGCTCCCTGGAGGATTGTGTGGAATGTAAAATGCACATTGTGGAGCAGACTGAATTTATTGATGATCAGACTTTTCAACCTCATCGAAGCACGGCCCTGCAGCCCTATATCAAGAGAGCTGCTGCAACCAAGCTTGCATCAGCTGAAAAACTCATGTACTTTTGCACTGACCAGCTGGGGCTGGAGCAGGACTTTGAGCAGAAACAAATGCCAGATGGAAAGCTGCTGGTTGATGGTTTTCTTCTTGGTATCGATGTTAGCAGGGGCATGAACAGGAACTTTGATGACCAGCTCAAGTTTGTCTCTAATCTCTACAATCAgcttgcaaaaacaaaaaagcccatAGTGGTGGTCCTGACGAAGTGTGATGAAGGTGTTGAGCGGTACATTAGAGATGCACATACTTTTGccttaagcaaaaagaacctcCAGGTTGTGGAGACCTCAGCGAGATCCAATGTAAACGTGGACTTGGCTTTCAGCACCTTAGTGCAACTCATTGATAAAAGTCGGGGAAAGACAAAAATCATTCCTTATTTTGAAGCTCTCAAGCAGCAGAGTCAGCAGATAGCTACAGCGAAAGACAAGTATGAGTGGCTGGTGAGTCGCATTGtgaaaaaccacaatgagaactGGCTGAGTGTCAGCCGAAAGATGCAGGCATCTCCAGAATACCAGGACTATGTCTACCTGGAAGGGACTCAGAAAGCCAAGAAGCTGTTTCTACAGCACATCCACCGCCTCAAGCATGAGCATATCGAGCGTAGGAGAAAGCTGTACCTGGCAGCCCTGCCATTAGCTTTTGAAGCTCTTATACCTAATCTAGATGAAATAGACCACCTAAGCTGCATAAAAGCCAAAAAGCTCTTAGAAACCAAGTCAGAATTCTTGAAGTGGTTTGTTGTGCTTGAAGAGACACCATGGGATGCCACCAACCACATTGACAACATGGAAAACGAACGGATTCCCTTTGATTTAATGGATACTGTCCCTGCAGAGCAGCTGTACGAGGCCCACTTAGAGAAGCTGAGGAATGAGAGGAAAAGAGTTGAGATGCGAAGGGCGTTTAAAGAAAACCTGGAGACCTCTCCTTTCATAACTCCCGGAAAGCCTTGGGAAGAGGCCCGTAGTTTTATTATGAATGAAGATTTCTACCAGTGGCTGGAAGAATCTGTATACATGGATATTTACggcaaacaccaaaagcaaattaTAGATAAAGCAAAGGAAGAATTTCAGGAGTTGCTTTTAGAATATTCAGAATTGTTTTATGAACTGGAGCTGGATGCTAAGCCCAGCAAGGAGAAGATGGGTGTTATTCAGGATGTTCTGGGAGAGGAACAGCGATTTAAAGCATTACAAAAGCTCCAAGCAGAGCGTGATGCCCTTATTCTGAAACACATTCATTTTGTGTACCACCCAACAAAGGAGACATGCCCCAGCTGCCCAGCTTGTGTGGATGCTAAGATTGAGCACTTGATTAGTTCTCGGTTTATCCGGCCGTCTGACCGGAATCAGAAAAATTCACTCTCTGACCCTAACATTGATAGAATCAACTTGGTTATATTGGGCAAAGACGGCCTTGCCCGAGAGTTGGCCAATGAGATTCGAGCTCTTTGTACAAATGATGACAAGTATGTGATAGATGGTAAAATGTATGAGCTTTCCCTGAGGCCAATAGAGGGGAATGTCAGGCTTCCTGTGAACTCTTTCCAGACACCAACATTTCAGCCCCACGGCTGTCTTTGCCTTTACAATTCAAAGGAATCGCTATCCTATGTAGTGGAAAGTATAGAGAAGAGTAGAGAGTCCACGCTTGGCCGGCGGGATAATCATTTAGTCCATCTCCCCCTTACATTAATTTTGGTTAACAAGAGAGGAGACACCAGTGGAGAGACTCTGCATAGCTTAATACAGCAAGGTCAGCAAATTGCTAGCAAACTTCAGTGTGTCTTTCTCGACCCTGCTTCTGCTGGCATTGGTTACGGACGCAACATTAATGAAAAGCAAATCAGTCAAGTTTTGAAGGGACTCCTGGACTCTAAGCGTAACTTAAACCTGGTCAGTTCTACTGCTAGCATCAAAGATTTGGCTGATGTTGATCTGCGAATTGTTATGTGTCTGATGTGTGGAGATCCTTTTAGTGCAGATGACATACTTTTTCCTGTCCTTCAGTCCCAAACCTGTAAATCTTCCCATTGTGGAAGCAACAACTCTGTTTTACTTGAACTACCAATCGGACTGCACAAGAAGCGGATTGAACTGTCCATTCTTTCATACCATTCCTCCTTTAGCATCAGAAAGAGCCGGTTGGTTCATGggtacattgttttttattcagCCAAACGTAAGGCCTCTTTGGCTATGTTACGTGCCTTTCTTTGTGAAGTGCAGGATATTATCCCTATTCAGCTCGTAGCACTCACTGATGGCGCTGTAGATGTCCTGGACAATGACTTAAGTCGGGAACAGCTGACTGAGGGGGAGGAGATTGCTCAAGAAATTGACGGAAGGTTCACAAGCATCCCCTGTAGCCAACCCCAGCATAAACTTGAGATCTTTCACCCGTTTTTTAAAGATGTGgtggaaaaaaagaacataatcgAGGCTACTCATATGTACGATAATGCTGCCGAGGCCTGTAGCACCACCGAAGAGGTGTTTAACTCCCCCCGGGCAGGATCACCGCTCTGCAACTCAAACCTGCAGGATTCAGAAGAAGATATCGAGCCATCTTACAGCCTGTTTCGAGAAGACACATCACTGCCTTCTCTGTCCAAAGACCATTCTAAACTCTCTATGGAACTGGAGGGAAATGATGGGCTGTCTTTCATTATGAGCAATTTTGAGAGTAAACTGAACAACAAAGTACCTCCACCAGTCAAACCAAAGCCTCCTGTCCATTTTGAAATTACAAAGGGGGATTTATCTTATTTAGACCAAGGCCATAGGGATGGACAGAGGAAGTCTGTGTCTTCTAGCCCCTGGCTGCCTCAGGATGGGTTTGATCCTTCTGACTATGCTGAACCCATGGATGCTGTGGTGAAGCCaaggaatgaagaagaaaacatataCTCCGTGCCCCATGACAGCACCCAAGGCAAAATCATCACCATTCGGAATATCAACAAAGCCCAGTCCAACGGCAGCGGGAATGGTTCTGACAGTGAAATGGACACCAGCTCTCTAGAGCGAGGGCGCAAGGTTTCCATCGTGAGCAAGCCAGTGCTGTACAGGACGAGATGCACCCGGCTGGGGCGATTTGCTAGTTACCGAACCAGCTTCAGCGTGGGGAGTGATGATGAGCTGGGGCCCATCCGGAAGAAAGAGGAGGATCAGGCATCCCAGGGTTATAAAGGGGACAATGCCGTCATTCCATACGAAACAGACGAAGACCCACGGAGGAGGAATATTCTTCGCAGCCTAAGGAGGAACACTAAG